Proteins encoded together in one Phyllostomus discolor isolate MPI-MPIP mPhyDis1 chromosome 6, mPhyDis1.pri.v3, whole genome shotgun sequence window:
- the B4GALNT4 gene encoding N-acetyl-beta-glucosaminyl-glycoprotein 4-beta-N-acetylgalactosaminyltransferase 1 isoform X2 translates to MPWFPVKKIRKQIKLLLLLVLLTCAAWLTYVHLSLVRQGRALRQRLGYGRDGEKLTGVTDGRGIRGALSTGRAEDSSESREEEQAADGQGPDMLLPGATGRPPPLNLTHRAPPWREEYLGQANLHVFEDWCGGAVGHLRRNLHFPLFPHMRTTVKKLAVSPKWKNYGLRIFGFLHPARDGDVQFSVASDDNSEFWLSPNESPAGAQLVAFVGKTGSEWTAPGEFTKFSSQVSKPRRLMASRRYYFELLHKQDDRGSDHVEVGWRAFLPGLKFEVIGSAHISLYTEESALMMDHVAHVPQSPASHVGARLPQEEPRADMLRPDPRDTFFLTPRVEPSRLENVLEPCAYAPTYVVKDFPIARYQGLQFVYLSFVYPNDHTRLTHMETENKCFYRESPLYLERFGFYKYMKMDQEEEGEEDEQVQRRAFLFLNPDDFLDEEDDGELLDSLEPTEAGPTRSGRRRPAARAPTEAGATPTPPTSLGPTHQRIPRRSRALSWAARAARPLPLLLGRAPPPRAAAAQQPAKVYVTRVRPGPRAPPRALEALSPGGPPWPPFPGVFLRPRPLPRVQLRAPPRPPRSRGYRTGGSQATGPRPPSQAQATQGSRQGPARPLGHAAPTENLNTSSETQPVTSFLSLSQVSRPQLPGGEEEEEEEEEGDDGAPGDEAASEDSEEAAGPTLSRWREEAIDWRRTFSVGAVDFELLRSDWNDLRCNVSGNLQLPEAEAVDVVAQYMERLNARHGGRYALLRIVNVEKRRDSARGSRFLLELEVRERGGGRLRLSEYVFLRLPGARAADADGDGESPEPTPAASLRPDGRPELCRPLRLAWRQDVMVHFIVPVKNQARWVAQFLADMAALHTRTGDSHFSVVLVDFESEDMDVERALRTARLPSYQYLRRTGNFERSAGLQAGVDAVADPSSIVFLCDLHIHFPPGILDAVRKHCVEGRLAFAPVVMRLGCGSWPGDPHGYWEVNGFGLFGIYKSDFDRIGGMNTEEFRDQWGGEDWELLDRRGWRWSGCA, encoded by the exons ATGCCGTGGTTCCCGGTGAAGAAGATCCGCAAGCAGATAAAGCTGCTACTCCTGCTGGTGCTGCTCACCTGCGCCGCGTGGCTCACGTACGTGCACCTGAGCCTGGTGCGCCAGGGCCGCGCGCTGCGCCAGCGGCTGGGCTACGGGCGAG ACGGTGAGAAGCTGACCGGTGTGACGGACGGCCGGGGCATCCGGGGGGCACTGTCCACTGGAAGGGCAGAAGACTCCAGCGAGAGCCGTGAGGAGGAGCAGGCG GCCGACGGCCAGGGCCCAGACATGCTGCTTCCTGGGGCCACCGGAAGGCCGCCCCCCCTGAACCTCACCCATCGGGCCCCCCCGTGGCGGGAGGAG TACCTGGGGCAGGCCAACCTGCACGTGTTCGAGGACTGGTGCGGCGGCGCCGTGGGCCACCTGAGGAGGAACCTGCACTTCCCTCTGTTCCCTCAC ATGCGCACCACCGTGAAGAAGCTGGCCGTGTCCCCCAAGTGGAAGAACTACGGGCTCCGCATCTTCGGCTTCCTCCACCCGGCGCGGGATG GAGACGTCCAGTTCTCTGTGGCTTCGGATGACAACTCTGAGTTCTGGCTGAGCCCCAACGAGAGCCCGGCGGGTGCCCAGCTGGTGGCCTTTGTGGGCAAG ACCGGCTCCGAATGGACGGCGCCTGGAGAGTTCACCAAGTTCAGCTCCCAGGTGTCCAAGCCCAGACG GCTCATGGCCTCCCGGAGGTACTACTTCGAGCTGCTGCACAAACAGGACGACCGAGGCTCGGACCACGTGGAAGTGGGG TGGCGAGCCTTCCTGCCGGGCCTGAAGTTCGAGGTCATAGGCTCTGCGCACATCTCCCTGTACACAG aggAGTCAGCCCTGATGATGGACCACGTGGCCCACGTCCCGCAGTCCCCAGCCAGCCACGTGGGGGCGCGCCTGCCGCAGGAGGAGCCCAGGGCCGACATGCTGAGGCCAGACCCCCGAGACACCTTCTTCCTCA CTCCCCGCGTGGAGCCCTCGCGTCTGGAGAACGTGCTGGAGCCCTGCGCCTACGCGCCCACCTATGTGGTCAAGGACTTTCCCATCGCGAGATACCAGGGACTACAGTTT GTGTACCTGTCCTTCGTTTATCCCAATGACCACACGCGCCTCACTCACATGGAGACGGAGAACAAGTGCTTCTACCGAGAATCGCCGCTGTACCTGGAAAG GTTTGGGTTCTATAAGTATATGAAGAtggaccaggaggaggagggggaggaagacgAGCAGGTGCAGCGCCGGGCCTTCCTCTTCCTCAACCCGGACG ACTTCCTGGATGAAGAGGACGACGGGGAGCTGCTGGACAGTCTGGAACCCACGGAGGCAGGCCCGACGAGGAGTGGCCGCCGCCGGCCCGCTGCCAGAGCCCCCACGGAGGCTggcgccacccccaccccgcccacgtCCCTCGGCCCCACGCACCAGCGGATCCCCAGGCGCTCCCGGGCGCTGAGCTGGGCCGCCAGGGCCGCCCGGCCACTGCCCCTGCTCCTGGGCCGCGCCCCGCCGCCCCGCGCCGCAGCGGCTCAGCAGCCCGCAAAGGTCTATGTGACTCGGGTGCGGCCGGGCCCGCGGGCGCCCCCTCGGGCCCTGGAGGCGCTCAGCCCAGGCGGCCCGCCTTGGCCGCCTTTCCCCGGGGTCTTCCTGCGCCCGAGACCTCTGCCCAGGGTGCAGCTGCGGGCGCCCCCACGCCCGCCCCGATCTCGAGGCTATAGGACCGGAGGCTCCCAGGCCACAGGGCCGAGGCCTCCCTCCCAGGCGCAGGCCACCCAGGGGAGCCGGCAGGGCCCGGCACGGCCGCTAGGACATGCAGCGCCCACGGAGAACTTGAACACGTCGTCCGAAACGCAGCCCGTTACTTCCTTCCTGAGCTTGTCCCAGGTGTCCAGGCCGCAGCTGCctggcggggaggaggaggaggaagaggaggaggaaggggacgaCGGGGCGCCAGGTGACGAGGCCGCCTCGGAGGACAGCGAGGAGGCCGCGGGCCCTACGCTCAGCCGCTGGCGCGAGGAGGCCATCGACTGGCGGCGCACGTTCAGCGTGGGCGCGGTGGACTTCGAGCTGCTGCGCTCCGACTGGAACGACCTGCGCTGCAACGTGTCCGGGAACCTGCAGCTGCCGGAGGCCGAGGCTGTGGACGTGGTGGCGCAGTACATGGAGCGGCTGAACGCCCGCCACGGCGG GCGCTACGCACTGCTGCGCATCGTGAACGTGGAGAAGCGTCGGGACTCGGCCCGTGGGAGCCGCTTCCTGCTGGAGCTGGAGGTGCGGGAGCGCGGGGGCGGCCGCTTGCGCCTGTCGGAGTACGTCTTCCTGCGCCTGCCCGGCGCGCGCGCTGCGGACGCAGATGGGGACGGAGAGAGTCCGGAGCCCACGCCCGCCGCCTCCCTGCGCCCCGACGGCCGCCCCGAGCTCTGCCGGCCGCTGCGCCTGGCCTGGCGCCAGGATGTCATGGTTCACTTCATCGTGCCAG TGAAGAACCAGGCCCGCTGGGTGGCACAGTTCCTGGCGGACATGGCTGCGCTGCACACACGCACCGGGGACTCGCACTTCAGCGTGGTCCTGGTGGACTTCGAGAGCGAGGACATGGACGTGGAGCGGGCCCTGCGCACTGCGCGGCTGCCCAG CTACCAGTACCTGCGGCGGACCGGGAACTTCGAGCGCTCGGCGGGGCTGCAAGCGGGAGTGGACGCGGTGGCG GACCCCAGCAGCATCGTCTTCCTGTGCGACCTGCACATCCACTTCCCGCCCGGCATCCTGGACGCCGTCCGCAAGCACTGCGTGGAGGGCCGGCTGGCCTTCGCCCCGGTGGTCATGCGCCTGGGCTGCGGCAGCTGGCCGGGGGACCCGCACG ggtACTGGGAGGTGAACGGCTTCGGCCTGTTCGGGATCTACAAGTCGGACTTCGACCGCATCGGGGGCATGAACACCGAGGAGTTCCGGGACCAGTGGGGTGGCGAGGACTGGGAGCTGCTGGACAG gcGGGGCTGGAGGTGGAGCGGCTGCGCCTGA
- the B4GALNT4 gene encoding N-acetyl-beta-glucosaminyl-glycoprotein 4-beta-N-acetylgalactosaminyltransferase 1 isoform X3, which translates to MLLPGATGRPPPLNLTHRAPPWREEYLGQANLHVFEDWCGGAVGHLRRNLHFPLFPHMRTTVKKLAVSPKWKNYGLRIFGFLHPARDGDVQFSVASDDNSEFWLSPNESPAGAQLVAFVGKTGSEWTAPGEFTKFSSQVSKPRRLMASRRYYFELLHKQDDRGSDHVEVGWRAFLPGLKFEVIGSAHISLYTEESALMMDHVAHVPQSPASHVGARLPQEEPRADMLRPDPRDTFFLTPRVEPSRLENVLEPCAYAPTYVVKDFPIARYQGLQFVYLSFVYPNDHTRLTHMETENKCFYRESPLYLERFGFYKYMKMDQEEEGEEDEQVQRRAFLFLNPDDFLDEEDDGELLDSLEPTEAGPTRSGRRRPAARAPTEAGATPTPPTSLGPTHQRIPRRSRALSWAARAARPLPLLLGRAPPPRAAAAQQPAKVYVTRVRPGPRAPPRALEALSPGGPPWPPFPGVFLRPRPLPRVQLRAPPRPPRSRGYRTGGSQATGPRPPSQAQATQGSRQGPARPLGHAAPTENLNTSSETQPVTSFLSLSQVSRPQLPGGEEEEEEEEEGDDGAPGDEAASEDSEEAAGPTLSRWREEAIDWRRTFSVGAVDFELLRSDWNDLRCNVSGNLQLPEAEAVDVVAQYMERLNARHGGRYALLRIVNVEKRRDSARGSRFLLELEVRERGGGRLRLSEYVFLRLPGARAADADGDGESPEPTPAASLRPDGRPELCRPLRLAWRQDVMVHFIVPVKNQARWVAQFLADMAALHTRTGDSHFSVVLVDFESEDMDVERALRTARLPSYQYLRRTGNFERSAGLQAGVDAVADPSSIVFLCDLHIHFPPGILDAVRKHCVEGRLAFAPVVMRLGCGSWPGDPHGYWEVNGFGLFGIYKSDFDRIGGMNTEEFRDQWGGEDWELLDRVLQAGLEVERLRLRHFYHYYHSRRGMWGTRGRGRKGARREGP; encoded by the exons ATGCTGCTTCCTGGGGCCACCGGAAGGCCGCCCCCCCTGAACCTCACCCATCGGGCCCCCCCGTGGCGGGAGGAG TACCTGGGGCAGGCCAACCTGCACGTGTTCGAGGACTGGTGCGGCGGCGCCGTGGGCCACCTGAGGAGGAACCTGCACTTCCCTCTGTTCCCTCAC ATGCGCACCACCGTGAAGAAGCTGGCCGTGTCCCCCAAGTGGAAGAACTACGGGCTCCGCATCTTCGGCTTCCTCCACCCGGCGCGGGATG GAGACGTCCAGTTCTCTGTGGCTTCGGATGACAACTCTGAGTTCTGGCTGAGCCCCAACGAGAGCCCGGCGGGTGCCCAGCTGGTGGCCTTTGTGGGCAAG ACCGGCTCCGAATGGACGGCGCCTGGAGAGTTCACCAAGTTCAGCTCCCAGGTGTCCAAGCCCAGACG GCTCATGGCCTCCCGGAGGTACTACTTCGAGCTGCTGCACAAACAGGACGACCGAGGCTCGGACCACGTGGAAGTGGGG TGGCGAGCCTTCCTGCCGGGCCTGAAGTTCGAGGTCATAGGCTCTGCGCACATCTCCCTGTACACAG aggAGTCAGCCCTGATGATGGACCACGTGGCCCACGTCCCGCAGTCCCCAGCCAGCCACGTGGGGGCGCGCCTGCCGCAGGAGGAGCCCAGGGCCGACATGCTGAGGCCAGACCCCCGAGACACCTTCTTCCTCA CTCCCCGCGTGGAGCCCTCGCGTCTGGAGAACGTGCTGGAGCCCTGCGCCTACGCGCCCACCTATGTGGTCAAGGACTTTCCCATCGCGAGATACCAGGGACTACAGTTT GTGTACCTGTCCTTCGTTTATCCCAATGACCACACGCGCCTCACTCACATGGAGACGGAGAACAAGTGCTTCTACCGAGAATCGCCGCTGTACCTGGAAAG GTTTGGGTTCTATAAGTATATGAAGAtggaccaggaggaggagggggaggaagacgAGCAGGTGCAGCGCCGGGCCTTCCTCTTCCTCAACCCGGACG ACTTCCTGGATGAAGAGGACGACGGGGAGCTGCTGGACAGTCTGGAACCCACGGAGGCAGGCCCGACGAGGAGTGGCCGCCGCCGGCCCGCTGCCAGAGCCCCCACGGAGGCTggcgccacccccaccccgcccacgtCCCTCGGCCCCACGCACCAGCGGATCCCCAGGCGCTCCCGGGCGCTGAGCTGGGCCGCCAGGGCCGCCCGGCCACTGCCCCTGCTCCTGGGCCGCGCCCCGCCGCCCCGCGCCGCAGCGGCTCAGCAGCCCGCAAAGGTCTATGTGACTCGGGTGCGGCCGGGCCCGCGGGCGCCCCCTCGGGCCCTGGAGGCGCTCAGCCCAGGCGGCCCGCCTTGGCCGCCTTTCCCCGGGGTCTTCCTGCGCCCGAGACCTCTGCCCAGGGTGCAGCTGCGGGCGCCCCCACGCCCGCCCCGATCTCGAGGCTATAGGACCGGAGGCTCCCAGGCCACAGGGCCGAGGCCTCCCTCCCAGGCGCAGGCCACCCAGGGGAGCCGGCAGGGCCCGGCACGGCCGCTAGGACATGCAGCGCCCACGGAGAACTTGAACACGTCGTCCGAAACGCAGCCCGTTACTTCCTTCCTGAGCTTGTCCCAGGTGTCCAGGCCGCAGCTGCctggcggggaggaggaggaggaagaggaggaggaaggggacgaCGGGGCGCCAGGTGACGAGGCCGCCTCGGAGGACAGCGAGGAGGCCGCGGGCCCTACGCTCAGCCGCTGGCGCGAGGAGGCCATCGACTGGCGGCGCACGTTCAGCGTGGGCGCGGTGGACTTCGAGCTGCTGCGCTCCGACTGGAACGACCTGCGCTGCAACGTGTCCGGGAACCTGCAGCTGCCGGAGGCCGAGGCTGTGGACGTGGTGGCGCAGTACATGGAGCGGCTGAACGCCCGCCACGGCGG GCGCTACGCACTGCTGCGCATCGTGAACGTGGAGAAGCGTCGGGACTCGGCCCGTGGGAGCCGCTTCCTGCTGGAGCTGGAGGTGCGGGAGCGCGGGGGCGGCCGCTTGCGCCTGTCGGAGTACGTCTTCCTGCGCCTGCCCGGCGCGCGCGCTGCGGACGCAGATGGGGACGGAGAGAGTCCGGAGCCCACGCCCGCCGCCTCCCTGCGCCCCGACGGCCGCCCCGAGCTCTGCCGGCCGCTGCGCCTGGCCTGGCGCCAGGATGTCATGGTTCACTTCATCGTGCCAG TGAAGAACCAGGCCCGCTGGGTGGCACAGTTCCTGGCGGACATGGCTGCGCTGCACACACGCACCGGGGACTCGCACTTCAGCGTGGTCCTGGTGGACTTCGAGAGCGAGGACATGGACGTGGAGCGGGCCCTGCGCACTGCGCGGCTGCCCAG CTACCAGTACCTGCGGCGGACCGGGAACTTCGAGCGCTCGGCGGGGCTGCAAGCGGGAGTGGACGCGGTGGCG GACCCCAGCAGCATCGTCTTCCTGTGCGACCTGCACATCCACTTCCCGCCCGGCATCCTGGACGCCGTCCGCAAGCACTGCGTGGAGGGCCGGCTGGCCTTCGCCCCGGTGGTCATGCGCCTGGGCTGCGGCAGCTGGCCGGGGGACCCGCACG ggtACTGGGAGGTGAACGGCTTCGGCCTGTTCGGGATCTACAAGTCGGACTTCGACCGCATCGGGGGCATGAACACCGAGGAGTTCCGGGACCAGTGGGGTGGCGAGGACTGGGAGCTGCTGGACAG ggtcctgcaggcGGGGCTGGAGGTGGAGCGGCTGCGCCTGAGGCACTTCTACCACTACTACCACTCCCGGCGGGGCATGTGGGGCACGCGGGGCCGCGGCCGGAAGGGCGCCCGCAGGGAGGGGCCTTGA
- the B4GALNT4 gene encoding N-acetyl-beta-glucosaminyl-glycoprotein 4-beta-N-acetylgalactosaminyltransferase 1 isoform X1 yields MPWFPVKKIRKQIKLLLLLVLLTCAAWLTYVHLSLVRQGRALRQRLGYGRDGEKLTGVTDGRGIRGALSTGRAEDSSESREEEQAADGQGPDMLLPGATGRPPPLNLTHRAPPWREEYLGQANLHVFEDWCGGAVGHLRRNLHFPLFPHMRTTVKKLAVSPKWKNYGLRIFGFLHPARDGDVQFSVASDDNSEFWLSPNESPAGAQLVAFVGKTGSEWTAPGEFTKFSSQVSKPRRLMASRRYYFELLHKQDDRGSDHVEVGWRAFLPGLKFEVIGSAHISLYTEESALMMDHVAHVPQSPASHVGARLPQEEPRADMLRPDPRDTFFLTPRVEPSRLENVLEPCAYAPTYVVKDFPIARYQGLQFVYLSFVYPNDHTRLTHMETENKCFYRESPLYLERFGFYKYMKMDQEEEGEEDEQVQRRAFLFLNPDDFLDEEDDGELLDSLEPTEAGPTRSGRRRPAARAPTEAGATPTPPTSLGPTHQRIPRRSRALSWAARAARPLPLLLGRAPPPRAAAAQQPAKVYVTRVRPGPRAPPRALEALSPGGPPWPPFPGVFLRPRPLPRVQLRAPPRPPRSRGYRTGGSQATGPRPPSQAQATQGSRQGPARPLGHAAPTENLNTSSETQPVTSFLSLSQVSRPQLPGGEEEEEEEEEGDDGAPGDEAASEDSEEAAGPTLSRWREEAIDWRRTFSVGAVDFELLRSDWNDLRCNVSGNLQLPEAEAVDVVAQYMERLNARHGGRYALLRIVNVEKRRDSARGSRFLLELEVRERGGGRLRLSEYVFLRLPGARAADADGDGESPEPTPAASLRPDGRPELCRPLRLAWRQDVMVHFIVPVKNQARWVAQFLADMAALHTRTGDSHFSVVLVDFESEDMDVERALRTARLPSYQYLRRTGNFERSAGLQAGVDAVADPSSIVFLCDLHIHFPPGILDAVRKHCVEGRLAFAPVVMRLGCGSWPGDPHGYWEVNGFGLFGIYKSDFDRIGGMNTEEFRDQWGGEDWELLDRVLQAGLEVERLRLRHFYHYYHSRRGMWGTRGRGRKGARREGP; encoded by the exons ATGCCGTGGTTCCCGGTGAAGAAGATCCGCAAGCAGATAAAGCTGCTACTCCTGCTGGTGCTGCTCACCTGCGCCGCGTGGCTCACGTACGTGCACCTGAGCCTGGTGCGCCAGGGCCGCGCGCTGCGCCAGCGGCTGGGCTACGGGCGAG ACGGTGAGAAGCTGACCGGTGTGACGGACGGCCGGGGCATCCGGGGGGCACTGTCCACTGGAAGGGCAGAAGACTCCAGCGAGAGCCGTGAGGAGGAGCAGGCG GCCGACGGCCAGGGCCCAGACATGCTGCTTCCTGGGGCCACCGGAAGGCCGCCCCCCCTGAACCTCACCCATCGGGCCCCCCCGTGGCGGGAGGAG TACCTGGGGCAGGCCAACCTGCACGTGTTCGAGGACTGGTGCGGCGGCGCCGTGGGCCACCTGAGGAGGAACCTGCACTTCCCTCTGTTCCCTCAC ATGCGCACCACCGTGAAGAAGCTGGCCGTGTCCCCCAAGTGGAAGAACTACGGGCTCCGCATCTTCGGCTTCCTCCACCCGGCGCGGGATG GAGACGTCCAGTTCTCTGTGGCTTCGGATGACAACTCTGAGTTCTGGCTGAGCCCCAACGAGAGCCCGGCGGGTGCCCAGCTGGTGGCCTTTGTGGGCAAG ACCGGCTCCGAATGGACGGCGCCTGGAGAGTTCACCAAGTTCAGCTCCCAGGTGTCCAAGCCCAGACG GCTCATGGCCTCCCGGAGGTACTACTTCGAGCTGCTGCACAAACAGGACGACCGAGGCTCGGACCACGTGGAAGTGGGG TGGCGAGCCTTCCTGCCGGGCCTGAAGTTCGAGGTCATAGGCTCTGCGCACATCTCCCTGTACACAG aggAGTCAGCCCTGATGATGGACCACGTGGCCCACGTCCCGCAGTCCCCAGCCAGCCACGTGGGGGCGCGCCTGCCGCAGGAGGAGCCCAGGGCCGACATGCTGAGGCCAGACCCCCGAGACACCTTCTTCCTCA CTCCCCGCGTGGAGCCCTCGCGTCTGGAGAACGTGCTGGAGCCCTGCGCCTACGCGCCCACCTATGTGGTCAAGGACTTTCCCATCGCGAGATACCAGGGACTACAGTTT GTGTACCTGTCCTTCGTTTATCCCAATGACCACACGCGCCTCACTCACATGGAGACGGAGAACAAGTGCTTCTACCGAGAATCGCCGCTGTACCTGGAAAG GTTTGGGTTCTATAAGTATATGAAGAtggaccaggaggaggagggggaggaagacgAGCAGGTGCAGCGCCGGGCCTTCCTCTTCCTCAACCCGGACG ACTTCCTGGATGAAGAGGACGACGGGGAGCTGCTGGACAGTCTGGAACCCACGGAGGCAGGCCCGACGAGGAGTGGCCGCCGCCGGCCCGCTGCCAGAGCCCCCACGGAGGCTggcgccacccccaccccgcccacgtCCCTCGGCCCCACGCACCAGCGGATCCCCAGGCGCTCCCGGGCGCTGAGCTGGGCCGCCAGGGCCGCCCGGCCACTGCCCCTGCTCCTGGGCCGCGCCCCGCCGCCCCGCGCCGCAGCGGCTCAGCAGCCCGCAAAGGTCTATGTGACTCGGGTGCGGCCGGGCCCGCGGGCGCCCCCTCGGGCCCTGGAGGCGCTCAGCCCAGGCGGCCCGCCTTGGCCGCCTTTCCCCGGGGTCTTCCTGCGCCCGAGACCTCTGCCCAGGGTGCAGCTGCGGGCGCCCCCACGCCCGCCCCGATCTCGAGGCTATAGGACCGGAGGCTCCCAGGCCACAGGGCCGAGGCCTCCCTCCCAGGCGCAGGCCACCCAGGGGAGCCGGCAGGGCCCGGCACGGCCGCTAGGACATGCAGCGCCCACGGAGAACTTGAACACGTCGTCCGAAACGCAGCCCGTTACTTCCTTCCTGAGCTTGTCCCAGGTGTCCAGGCCGCAGCTGCctggcggggaggaggaggaggaagaggaggaggaaggggacgaCGGGGCGCCAGGTGACGAGGCCGCCTCGGAGGACAGCGAGGAGGCCGCGGGCCCTACGCTCAGCCGCTGGCGCGAGGAGGCCATCGACTGGCGGCGCACGTTCAGCGTGGGCGCGGTGGACTTCGAGCTGCTGCGCTCCGACTGGAACGACCTGCGCTGCAACGTGTCCGGGAACCTGCAGCTGCCGGAGGCCGAGGCTGTGGACGTGGTGGCGCAGTACATGGAGCGGCTGAACGCCCGCCACGGCGG GCGCTACGCACTGCTGCGCATCGTGAACGTGGAGAAGCGTCGGGACTCGGCCCGTGGGAGCCGCTTCCTGCTGGAGCTGGAGGTGCGGGAGCGCGGGGGCGGCCGCTTGCGCCTGTCGGAGTACGTCTTCCTGCGCCTGCCCGGCGCGCGCGCTGCGGACGCAGATGGGGACGGAGAGAGTCCGGAGCCCACGCCCGCCGCCTCCCTGCGCCCCGACGGCCGCCCCGAGCTCTGCCGGCCGCTGCGCCTGGCCTGGCGCCAGGATGTCATGGTTCACTTCATCGTGCCAG TGAAGAACCAGGCCCGCTGGGTGGCACAGTTCCTGGCGGACATGGCTGCGCTGCACACACGCACCGGGGACTCGCACTTCAGCGTGGTCCTGGTGGACTTCGAGAGCGAGGACATGGACGTGGAGCGGGCCCTGCGCACTGCGCGGCTGCCCAG CTACCAGTACCTGCGGCGGACCGGGAACTTCGAGCGCTCGGCGGGGCTGCAAGCGGGAGTGGACGCGGTGGCG GACCCCAGCAGCATCGTCTTCCTGTGCGACCTGCACATCCACTTCCCGCCCGGCATCCTGGACGCCGTCCGCAAGCACTGCGTGGAGGGCCGGCTGGCCTTCGCCCCGGTGGTCATGCGCCTGGGCTGCGGCAGCTGGCCGGGGGACCCGCACG ggtACTGGGAGGTGAACGGCTTCGGCCTGTTCGGGATCTACAAGTCGGACTTCGACCGCATCGGGGGCATGAACACCGAGGAGTTCCGGGACCAGTGGGGTGGCGAGGACTGGGAGCTGCTGGACAG ggtcctgcaggcGGGGCTGGAGGTGGAGCGGCTGCGCCTGAGGCACTTCTACCACTACTACCACTCCCGGCGGGGCATGTGGGGCACGCGGGGCCGCGGCCGGAAGGGCGCCCGCAGGGAGGGGCCTTGA